One window of Leucoraja erinacea ecotype New England chromosome 37, Leri_hhj_1, whole genome shotgun sequence genomic DNA carries:
- the rps11 gene encoding 40S ribosomal protein S11 has product MADNQTERAFQKQPTVFQNKKRVLAAEGSKEKVPRYHRNVGLGFKTPREAIDGSYIDKKCPFTGNVSIRGRILTGVVTKMKMQRTIVIRRDYLHYIRKYNRFEKRHKNMSVHLSPCFRDVQNGDSVTVGECRPLSKTVRFNVLKVTKAAGAKKQFQKF; this is encoded by the exons ATGGCGGACAACCAG ACCGAGCGCGCCTTCCAGAAGCAACCGACCGTCTTCCAGAACAAGAAGCGGGTGTTGGCGGCCGAAGGCTCCAAGGAGAAGGTGCCGCGCTACCACCGGAACGTGGGCCTGGGCTTCAAGACTCCGCGGGAG GCCATTGATGGATCCTACATTGACAAGAAGTGTCCATTTACCGGGAATGTGTCTATTCGAGGTCGCATCCTGACAG GTGTAGTCACTAAGATGAAGATGCAACGGACCATTGTTATTCGCAGAGACTACCTGCACTACATCAGGAAATACAACCGCTTTGAGAAGCGACACAAGAACATGTCTGTGCACCTGTCCCCTTGCTTCAG GGATGTGCAGAATGGAGACAGTGTGACTGTTGGGGAGTGCCGGCCCCTCAGTAAGACAGTGCGTTTCAACGTCCTCAAAGTCACCAAGGCCGCAGGAGCCAAGAAACAGTTCCAGAAATTTTAA
- the LOC129713835 gene encoding LOW QUALITY PROTEIN: trans-1,2-dihydrobenzene-1,2-diol dehydrogenase-like (The sequence of the model RefSeq protein was modified relative to this genomic sequence to represent the inferred CDS: deleted 2 bases in 1 codon), which yields MATRWGICSAGRICHDFMVALKTLPDTDHQAVAVASRDSSRARDFAKRHQIPKCYGSYQELANDPNVDIVYVGTINPQHLKVALLMLQAGKNVLCEKPMAMNLKEVQQLISAARKCDLFLMEGLWTRFFPVSHKIRSLLSINNVGEIKMVRAEFGTWMLGTPRLVEKELGGGVLLDIGCYCLQFVCMVYNGEKPDSVHATGFLTEKGVDETVTIIIKYSRKRMAIVTVTMASQLPNQAIIIGTNGTITVPGHMWCPTSLMVNGDREEFPLPTPSQPLNFFNSTGLRYEAEEVRQCLKKGLKECPQLTLSDSELIMSILDEARQQIGVVYCQDTA from the exons GCTGTGGCCGTGGCCTCCCGAGACTCATCGCGAGCTCGCGACTTCGCAAAGCGGCACCAAATCCCCAAGTGCTACGGTTCTTACCAGGAGCTGGCGAATGATCCCAACGTGG ACATCGTCTATGTGGGGACCATTAACCCCCAGCACCTGAAGGTGGCCCTGCTTATGCTGCAGGCAGGCAAGAATGTCCTCTGTGAGAAACCCATGGCCATGAATCTGAAGGAGGTCCAACAACTCATCTCTGCAGCCCGGAAATGCGACCTCTTCCTCATGGAG GGTCTTTGGACACGGTTCTTCCCGGTCTCCCACAAGATTCGAAGTCTACTGTCTATCAATAATGTTGGGGAGATTAAAATGGTGAGAGCAGAGTTTGGCACGTGGATGCTGGGAACACCACGGCTGGTGGAGAAGGAGTTGGGTGGAGGAGTACTCTTGGACATTGGCTGCTACTGCCTACAGTTTGTCTGCATGGTGTACAATGGCGAGAAGCCAGACTCTGTCCACGCCACAGGATTCCTCACAGAGAAAG GTGTTGACGAAACAGTGACCATCATAATAAAGTACTCCAGGAAACGCATGGCCATAGTAACTGTAACAATGGCATCACAGCTTCCCAACCAGGCAATCATCATTGGTACAAATGGCACAATCACG GTACCAGGGCACATGTGGTGTCCCACAAGCCTTATGGTCAATGGAGACAGAGAGGAGTTCCCACTGCCAACTCCATCTCAGCCCCTCAACTTC TTCAACAGTACAGGCCTACGGTACGAGGCTGAGGAAGTACGGCAGTGTCTTAAGAAAG GACTGAAGGAGTGCCCCCAGCTGACACTGTCCGACAGCGAGCTGATCATGAGCATTCTAGACGAGGCTCGGCAGCAGATCGGGGTTGTCTACTGTCAGGATACAGCTTGA